Proteins found in one Pelmatolapia mariae isolate MD_Pm_ZW linkage group LG7, Pm_UMD_F_2, whole genome shotgun sequence genomic segment:
- the vps4a gene encoding vacuolar protein sorting-associated protein 4A, giving the protein MTTSTLQKAIDLVTKATEEDKAKNYEEALRLYQHAVEYFLHAIKYEAHSDKAKESIRAKCMQYLDRAEKLKDYLKNKDKQGKKPVKEAQSNDKSDSDSEGENPEKKKLQEQLMGAIVMEKPNVRWNDVAGLEGAKEALKEAVILPIKFPHLFTGKRTPWRGILLFGPPGTGKSYLAKAVATEANNSTFFSVSSSDLMSKWLGESEKLVKNLFDLARQHKPSIIFIDEVDSLCGSRNENESEAARRIKTEFLVQMQGVGNNNDGILVLGATNIPWVLDAAIRRRFEKRIYIPLPEEPARAQMFRLHLGNTPHSLSEADLRQLARKTEGYSGADISIIVRDALMQPVRKVQSATHFKKVRGPSRSNNQVMVDDLLTPCSPGDPGAIEMTWMDVPSDKLLEPIVCMSDMLRSLSTTRPTVNTEDLLKVKKFTEDFGMEG; this is encoded by the exons ATGACAACGTCAACATTACAG AAAGCCATTGATCTTGTCACTAaagccacagaggaggacaaGGCGAAGAATTATGAGGAGGCTCTGCGCCTGTACCAGCATGCTGTGGAATATTTCCTACATGCCATAAAAT ATGAGGCCCACAGCGACAAGGCGAAGGAGAGTATACGAGCAAAATGTATGCAGTACCTGGACAGAGCAGAGAAACTGAAGGACTATCTGAAGAATAAAGACAAACAGGGCAAGAAGCCTGTCAAAGAAGCACAGAGCAATGACAA gagtgacagtgacagtgaGGGTGAAAACCCTGAGAAGAAAAAACTGCAGGAGCAGCTTATGG gtGCTATTGTAATGGAGAAACCCAATGTGAGGTGGAATGACGTTGCTGGGCTGGAAGGAGCTAAGGAAGCTTTGAAGGAAGCAGTCATCCTACCCATCAAATTTCCTCACCTTTTCACAG GCAAACGGACCCCATGGAGAGGCATCCTGCTCTTCGGTCCTCCGGGAACAGGGAAGTCATACCTGGCCAAGGCGGTGGCCACCGAGGCCAACAACTCCACCTTCTTCTCTGTCTCCTCCTCAGACCTCATGTCGAAGTGGCTGGGAGAGAGTGAGAA GCTGGTGAAAAACCTGTTTGATCTAGCTCGCCAGCACAAACCTTCAATCATCTTCATCGACGAGGTGGACTCTCTGTGCGGCTCGAGGAACGAGAATGAAAGCGAGGCTGCCCGCCGCATCAAGACAGAGTTTCTGGTCCAGATGCAGG GTGTCGGAAACAACAACGATGGCATTCTGGTGCTCGGAGCCACCAACATCCCCTGGGTGCTGGATGCCGCCATCCGcagaag aTTTGAGAAGCGTATCTACATCCCTCTGCCAGAGGAGCCGGCTCGGGCTCAAATGTTTCGCCTCCATCTGGGCAACACGCCGCACAGCCTGAGCGAGGCCGACCTGCGGCAGCTCGCCCGCAAAACAGAAGGCTACTCCGGTGCCGACATCAGCATCATCGTCCGGGATGCTCTCATGCAGCCCGTTAGGAAGGTCCAGTCTGCCACACATTTCAAAAAG GTTCGCGGTCCATCCCGAAGCAACAACCAGGTGATGGTGGACGACCTCTTGACGCCATGTTCCCCTGGCGATCCTGGGGCCATAGAGATGACCTGGATGGATGTGCCTAGTGATAAGCTACTGGAGCCCATAGTCTGCATG TCGGACATGCTGCGCTCTCTGTCCACCACCCGCCCCACAGTTAACACCGAAGACCTTCTCAAAGTCAAGAAGTTCACAGAAGACTTTGGGATGGAGGGCTGA